The Bacteroidales bacterium sequence ACTACCCGAGCCAGGAATATCAGCATCAATATGTTCAGAGATTACTTTAGCAGTTATTACACCCGAACCGGTTAAGGAAGCACTAAAAGAATTTATATTTATTGTGTCGTTAAATACAATAATTCCAGAGCCTTCAAGTCTAACTGCATCAATTTCTGTGACACTAATATTAATATCAATGGGGTAGTTATTTCTTATACAACGGTTTTCCTTTATTTCAATATATAATTTATCACCACTTATTTTTGTCTCAATATATGGAATAAGATTTCCTTCTGCTTCAATTGTGATTTTGTTTAAAGTATCTAAGCTAATATATACATTGAATGATACTGTTGATATCAATTCACTAAACGAATTAATAATTCTTGTTTCAGTAATAACATTATTATTCCCCCTGATACATTTTGGGAAAACATGAATACATGAAAAAAACAAACCGGTTGTTACTGCTATTATTAATATACTTATTATTATTTTTCTCATTATAAGAAGTTTTTAATATCAAAGACAAACATAAATTTTAATAGTTGCTTATATTTAAAAAAATATTAATTATTATTATTTCTAATTTTAAACTGTTATACTGAATTCGGGCATAAATTGCGTTATACTATTTGTCATTATGTTTCACGTCATTAACTTCGTGTCATTCGTTTTACTGTCATTATATTGTTTAAACAATGAATGACTATAAATGACTTAATGACAATTAATGACCGTTTAAAGTATAATATTTTTTTCAGTTTAAATGTTATTTATGAAAAATATTAAGATTACCACTTTCAGCACTAATTTTGACTTTCGACAAAGAAGAACCTGTTCCAAAAATACCAGAAGAAAAAAGATACTTTGCATCTGCATGGTATGGTTTCTCTGTAATTTTTCCTAAGTTTTTTGGGAAATCAAATATTACGCTCTTATGTATTAGTTCAAAATTATATGACGAACCATGGTCAAAAAACAAGTTCATATCAGCATATTTTGAATTAATATTTATATATGAAAAATTTTTGTTTATTAATTCGAGATTTAAGTTTCCATATCTCATATTAATGCTTGTTTCGTTATTCAACTGATATATCCAAATATCCGAAAAAGATGTTTCTCCATATATATCATCAATTTTATCAATATGATATTTGTCTCTTTTTGATGTAATTTTTAAAACTTTTATCTCATTAATTTTAATTTTTGATGATTTACTGTCAATCGTAAGCTGTCTGGATTTTTTGACCTGAAAATCCGAATATGAAATACTAATTTTTCCATGATCAAGTAAATTAATATAAGCATCTCCAAAATTAATTTCAATCTCATTATCACCGCTAAGTTCATTTGCTTTAAAATCGCCATATGATAAATTCAAATTAAAATTCCCTTTAAAAGAATTTGTATAAACATCACCATATTTATTTTCAAGTTTTAAATTTACATATCTCGGTACTTGAACAGTATAATTTATTTTTATTTCGCTTTGAGATGATGAAAAAAAATCAATAATTTCTTCTCTCAGTCCTTTTATTTCATCTATAAAACTTGTGTGTTTGCTGCCTACAATAGTTTTTGCTAAAACATAATACTCAGTCCCTGTAAATTCAAAGTCTATTTCACTTTTTAGCTTATTATATTTTGTAAGATTATCAGATTTAATGCTAATATCAATTTCAATTTTAACAGAATCTTTATCACATGGAATAATATGTATTTTCCCATATTTATTAATTATTTCAACAGTAGTTGATGAAGTAACCTTAAATGAACGGGTAATTTTTCTGCTATCACTAAAAACCTGAGAATAAGTTAAATGTGAAACAAAAAGAAATAAAATTGATAAAATTATTATATTATATTTCATATTCTTTATTATTTATGTTATTTAATTCTTGTGTATCTGTTTCTTGTAATTCCTTCAAAATGTCTT is a genomic window containing:
- a CDS encoding DUF2807 domain-containing protein; this encodes MRKIIISILIIAVTTGLFFSCIHVFPKCIRGNNNVITETRIINSFSELISTVSFNVYISLDTLNKITIEAEGNLIPYIETKISGDKLYIEIKENRCIRNNYPIDINISVTEIDAVRLEGSGIIVFNDTININSFSASLTGSGVITAKVISEHIDADIPGSGSIYFYGESIETNFNIPGSGNIKAYELIQDICHATITGSGNMYVFVNDLLDVSIYGSGNVYYRGNPDINSQITGSGKVINDN